The following proteins come from a genomic window of Dermacentor albipictus isolate Rhodes 1998 colony chromosome 8, USDA_Dalb.pri_finalv2, whole genome shotgun sequence:
- the unk gene encoding RING finger protein unkempt, translating into MAVRLSLTSHAQPKCAGWQEASKMPSTADQKAALPTQTEKPNHYNYLKEFRVEQCPLFVQHKCTQHKPFTCFHWHFKNQRRRRPIRLARDGTFNYSPDVYCTNYDETTGICPDGDGCRFLHRTAGDTERRYHLRYYKTGICVYDTDARGNCVKNGPHCAFAHGLHDLRSPVYDAKEQQACLAGDGSSANGPDDATNGGPNSLDKERNALNEDPHWQDTKYVLTNYKTEPCKRPPRLCRQGYACPQYHNSRDKRRSPKKYKYRSTPCPNVKQGDEWGDPANCDNGDSCSYCHTRTEQQFHPEIYKSTKCNDMQQANYCPRGPFCAFAHVEKEISAVRDLGPDYSTNLAAILSNALPSSSSSANHQGSSGSPACKNDNPFSHVGSHDHMAEQQQQHAASLGEKAWYAAQANDCSNNPLPNPIGRPRSYSSSTNHSSESLPLHQKAPGSEREDREASIRKQLKAIDNEPMADPLEKARLKQDVWLVHGLTPPPMTSTASSSSSFYHSTNTVESVVGVALDDLSLEDINVEASIDKDLENDSNPVSTSITQGLTSSGLLGSSAPMNIPGASGMHCNRRLGGNMSPPVGSLPHSLGLQSSHDHAMDKAAAAFYSHSGGAGSFSGPKYPGFPGMYDFSQGALSSPSSSHLLWDDRMAPKAPPGLHQPMPGSWEEGLVQARVVYEAWKREVEEAKHREKMAECQRDEALGQMALLQKELEALASGRAAGFGPLRLQELEKLPATQLRLLQEQLRADLDAVDKVLYQQQCKSKCLVCQQHNRSVAVLPCNHLVLCGTCVAVTTKCPYCSCDIARNSLPMSL; encoded by the exons ATGGCGGTTCGGCTAAGCCTGACGTCACATGCGCAACCCAAGTGCGCGGGCTGGCAAGAGGCATCCAAAATGCCGTCGACTGCTGATCAGAAGGCAGCGCTGCCTACACAAACGGAGAAACCAAACCATTACAA TTACCTGAAGGAGTTCCGTGTCGAGCAGTGTCCGCTGTTCGTGCAGCACAAGTGCACACAGCACAAGCCGTTCACATGCTTTCACTGGCACTTCAAGAATCAACGGCGCAGAAGACCCATACGGCTCGCGCGAGACGGCACCTTCAACTACAGCCCTGATGTGTACTGCACAAACTACGACGAGACGACAGGGATATGCCCCGACGGTGACGG GTGCCGCTTTCTGCACCGGACGGCGGGGGACACGGAGCGTCGCTACCATCTACGTTACTACAAGACAGGCATCTGTGTGTACGACACGGATGCACGGGGCAACTGCGTCAAGAACGGACCCCACTGCGCCTTCGCGCACGGCCTGCACGACCTGCGCTCGCCCGTCTACGACGCCAAGGAGCAGCAGGCATGCCTGGCCGGCGATGGCAGTTCGGCCAATGGCCCTGACGACGCCACAAATGGGGGACCCAACAGCTTGGACAAGGAGCGGAATGCTCTCAACGAGGACCCGCATTGGCAGG ATACAAAATATGTTTTAACTAACTACAAAACTGAGCCATGCAAACGGCCACCCCGGCTCTGCCGGCAGGGTTATGCGTGCCCCCAGTACCACAATAGCCGAGACAAACGACGAAGCCCAAAGAAATATAAATACAG ATCAACaccgtgccccaacgtgaagcaAGGTGACGAATGGGGGGACCCGGCCAACTGCGACaacggtgacagctgctcctacTGCCACACGCGCACCGAGCAGCAGTTCCACCCGGAGATCTACAAGTCAACCAAGTGCAACGACATGCAGCAGGCCAACTACTGCCCCCGGGGACCATTCTGCGCTTTTGCGCACGTCGAGAAGGAGATCTCGGCCGTCCGGGACCTCGGGCCCGACTACTCCACTAACCTGGCCGCCATCCTGTCCAACGCCCTGCCCTCTTCGTCATCCTCGGCGAATCACCAG GGCAGTTCCGGTTCTCCGGCCTGCAAGAATGACAACCCTTTCTCACACGTTGGGTCACACGATCACATggccgagcagcagcagcaacatgcG GCGTCTTTAGGGGAGAAAGCGTGGTATGCTGCGCAAGCAAATGATTGTAGCAACAACCCATTGCCCAACCCCATTGGACGGCCCCGCTCATATAGTTCTTCCACTAACCACTCCTCCGAGTCGTTACCACTGCACCAGAAGGCCCCAGGCTCTGAACGAGAGGACCGTGAG GCAAGCATTCGCAAGCAGCTCAAGGCCATTGACAATGAGCCCATGGCGGACCCCCTGGAGAAGGCGCGCCTCAAGCAGGACGTCTGGCTGGTACACGGGCTCACACCACCCCCGATGACGTCTAcagcctcctcctcctcatcctttTACCACTCTACAAACACAGTGGAATCGGTTGTCG GTGTAGCACTTGACGACCTTAGCCTGGAAGACATCAATGTTGAGGCTTCTATAGACAAGGATCTAGAAAATGATTCCAACCCTGTGAGCACATCCATAACGCAAGGGCTAACAAGTTCAG GTTTGCTAGGAAGTTCGGCACCTATGAACATTCCGGGGGCAAGCGGCATGCACTGTAATCGACGGCTCGGGGGCAACATGTCGCCCCCCGTGGGCTCTCTGCCCCACAGCCTTGGCCTGCAGTCCAGCCACGACCATGCTATGGACAAG GCGGCTGCGGCCTTCTACAGCCACTCCGGCGGAGCGGGCTCCTTCTCGGGACCCAAGTACCCGGGCTTCCCGGGCATGTACGACTTCAGCCAGGGGGCGCTGTCGTCCCCATCTTCGTCACACTTGCTCTGGGATGACCGGATGGCCCCCAAGGCGCCCCCGGGGCTGCACCAGCCCATGCCGGGCTCGTGGGAGGAAGGCCTGGTGCAGGCGCGAGTC GTGTATGAGGCATGGAAGCGGGAAGTAGAAGAGGCCAAGCACAGGGAAAAGATGGCTGAATGCCAACGAGATGAG GCCCTGGGTCAGATGGCTCTACTGCAGAAGGAGCTGGAGGCCCTGGCGTCTGGGCGGGCGGCCGGCTTTGGGCCCCTGCGGCTGCAGGAGCTCGAGAAGCTGCCGGCCACCCAGCTGCGCCTGCTCCAGGAACAGCTGCGGGCCGACCTGGATGCCGTGGACAAG GTTCTTTACCAGCAGCAGTGCAAGAGCAAGTGCCTGGTATGCCAGCAGCATAACCGCAGCGTGGCTGTGCTTCCCTGCAACCACCTGGTGCTGTGCGGCACGTGCGTGGCTGTCACGACCAAGTGCCCCTACTGCAGCTGCGACATCGCGCGCAACAGCCTGCCCATGTCCCTGTAG